CCGCGAGACGGGTAAAATATCCAGGTTCCTGCGCCTGTCTTTTGGCCGACCAGTCGCGGTTGCGGGCAAGGATATCACTCAGCACTGGTCACCCCCTGGCTGGTGGGAAGCCCGCGCCGCAACCGCATGTGATTGGCCAGACGGCGCAAGTCGCCCCGCGTCAACCGGGCGCGGGCTATGGGCAGGAGGATAGCGTTCTCCGCCACCAGATGGCGGCGGACATGCGCGGCGAAACGCGCAAGAACCTCGCGGTCTTCGCTGGAAAGGTCGGCCCCAGCGTCGAGGCAGTTGGCGATGGCCCCACGCACTGAAGGCAGCAGGGACAGGGCCTGCTCCTGATCGTGGCGGATGCGGCCCAAGACGGAGGCGATGGAATCTTCATCGGTGCAGCGCCGCGCAAGGGTGGGGAACAGGTCTTCCACCTCATCCCGCAGATGCACGCCAAGCTCTTCGTTCAGAAAACGCAGGATGGTGACGCCTGCCGGGCGGTCGAAGGTCTCGGCGGCGACGAGGCGGTCTATCTCAGCGCAGATCTGGCGTTCGCGCAGATGGTCCTCGCTGATGAAGTCCAGCGGCCGGGCCAAAAGGCCCGGATCGGTGGGGCCTTGGCCGCTGCCACGTCGCGCTGGTTCTGACCGCTTCATGGGACGCTCCTGACCGTGGATCAGATCGGGGCCAGGCTTGCGCCGGTGATCGTAGCCTTCTGGCCAAGCCTGTTCACGAAGTCGCGCGAGGCACGGGCCCAGGCGGCCTTTTCGAGTGCCTCGGCGATCCTTGGCCGCACCGTTTCGAACGGCAGTACCTGCCCTGGGGCGAGTGCATTCAAGCGGATGATGTGCCAGCCATGCCGCGACAGGACCGGGGCCGGGGTCGTCTGGCCTTCGGACAAGCAGCGCAGAGCGGCTTCGAACTCGGGCACTGTATCGCCGGGGCCGATCTGGCCCAGATGGCCCCCTTGTGCCTTTGACCCGCAGTCGCTTTTGCGGGCGGCGTGGGCGAAGTCCTTGGGCCCCTCTCCGAGTCGGGCCAGAAGTGCCTGTGCACGCGCCTCGGCAGCGGCCGTCTCAGTCTGATCGCGGGGGTCGCATGCGCACAGGATATGCGAGACGTCCCAAAGAGGGGCCGAGCGATAACGCGAGGGGTCTCGCGCCCATTCGGCACGGATCGCGTCATCGGTCACCGGATCGGGCAAGACCGCCTCTTCCAGCAAGACGCGGATCAGGGCTTCGTCTTCCGTTTCCCACCGCCCGGGGGCAAGTGCGAGCGGTTCAGCAGCCAGCCCGCGCGCCCGGGCCTCTTGCAGCAGCAGCGCCCGGATCGCCATGGCCTGCGCCGCCTTGCGCCAGGCGATGCCCGGCTTGTCCTTCGGTGCGCTGTGGTTCTGGGCCTCGGCGGCGATTGCCGCCGAGGGGATGGTTTCGCCGTTCACCACGACATCGGGGAAAAGGGACATGTTCATCGCACTCACTCCGCCGGGGTATGGGCTTTGGGACCATCAACGCCCTGCCGCCTGTCAAAGGCGCGGCGGCGTTCTTCCAGCGGGCGGCGGCGACGGGACCGCACGATCTGATAGCCGGAGCGGGCCACAAGATAGCGGAAGGGCGCCGCGAAGCCCGACCAGATGTGCACCAGCCGCGTGAACGGAAACAGCATGGTGATGATCAGGCCGAGGAAGATGTGCAGCTTGAACAGCCAGTGCACGTCCACCACTGTGACCCAGGCGTTGATGTTCCATGTCACCACGCTTTGCGACCATTCCATGAAGCGGATCATCTCTGCCCCGTCCATGTGCTGAAGGGACTGCGTGATGGTCAGCAGGCCAATGGCAAGCTGAAGCCAGATCAGGATCATGATCAGGATGTCGAGGGTGGTTGAAGTGGCGCGGATGCGCGGATCGGTTAGTCGCCGATGGATCAGCATGGTGCCACCGATTAGCGCCGCAAGACCCGCAGGCCCGCCGATCAGAACTGCCATCCACTGCTTCAGACCATAAGGCACACCCAGGGCATCGAGCACCCAGACAGGTGTGAACAAGCCGACAAGGTGGCCGAAGAACACCGTCAG
This genomic interval from Fuscovulum ytuae contains the following:
- a CDS encoding hemerythrin domain-containing protein: MKRSEPARRGSGQGPTDPGLLARPLDFISEDHLRERQICAEIDRLVAAETFDRPAGVTILRFLNEELGVHLRDEVEDLFPTLARRCTDEDSIASVLGRIRHDQEQALSLLPSVRGAIANCLDAGADLSSEDREVLARFAAHVRRHLVAENAILLPIARARLTRGDLRRLANHMRLRRGLPTSQGVTSAE
- a CDS encoding peptidylprolyl isomerase, which produces MNMSLFPDVVVNGETIPSAAIAAEAQNHSAPKDKPGIAWRKAAQAMAIRALLLQEARARGLAAEPLALAPGRWETEDEALIRVLLEEAVLPDPVTDDAIRAEWARDPSRYRSAPLWDVSHILCACDPRDQTETAAAEARAQALLARLGEGPKDFAHAARKSDCGSKAQGGHLGQIGPGDTVPEFEAALRCLSEGQTTPAPVLSRHGWHIIRLNALAPGQVLPFETVRPRIAEALEKAAWARASRDFVNRLGQKATITGASLAPI
- the narI gene encoding respiratory nitrate reductase subunit gamma, whose translation is MFESFDINFVIFGVMPYVALTVFLVGSIARYERDPFTWKSSSSQLLRRKQLIWGSILFHVGILTVFFGHLVGLFTPVWVLDALGVPYGLKQWMAVLIGGPAGLAALIGGTMLIHRRLTDPRIRATSTTLDILIMILIWLQLAIGLLTITQSLQHMDGAEMIRFMEWSQSVVTWNINAWVTVVDVHWLFKLHIFLGLIITMLFPFTRLVHIWSGFAAPFRYLVARSGYQIVRSRRRRPLEERRRAFDRRQGVDGPKAHTPAE